In the Perca flavescens isolate YP-PL-M2 chromosome 20, PFLA_1.0, whole genome shotgun sequence genome, one interval contains:
- the pls1 gene encoding plastin-1, translating to MKVYKEEAKMENHVTQISREDLEELREAFNRIDIDNSGFVSDFELQELFREASFSLPGYKVREIMETFIAGDTNKDEKISFEEFVSIYQELKSKEFSETFRKTITRRDGIRSFGGTSGNSSEGTQHSYSDEEKVAFVNWINKALAKDPDCQHLLPMNPNDESLFTSVRDGILLCKMINLSQPDTIDERVINTKKLATFTMTENLVLALNSASAIGCMVVSIDAHDLMAGKPHLVLGLLWQIIKVGLFADIEISRNEGLVGLLTDNESLDHLMSLSPEELLLRWVNYHLKNAGTSTISNFSADIKDSRAYFYLLDQIALQDDYKMNVKIDMSGLNERDLDQRAELMLQQAARLDCRQFVSPHDVTSGNSKLNMAFVANLYNMHSGLQKAQINGNGIETAHIEPESNEEKTFRNWMNSLGVSPYVNHLYCDLCDGLVIMQLYEKVNVPVNWKKVNNPPYPVLGGNMKKLENCNYAVELGRDVAHFSLVGIGGENLNEGSRMHTLALIWQLMRRYTVQVLSDLGDGEKVGDQIILSWVNTTLSQKRKDTQISSFKDKLISTSLPVIDLIDAIAPGTVKWDMVKRGEKGLLKNADKLNNAKYAISLARKIGARVYALPEDLVEVNPKMVMTLFASLMGHGLKKDKR from the exons ATGAAG gtatACAAAGAAGAAGCTAAAATGGAGAATCATGTCACCCAGATTTCCCGAGAAGACCTGGAAGAACTCAGGGAGGCCTTTAATAGAATTG ATATTGATAACAGCGGCTTCGTGAGCGACTTTGAGCTCCAGGAGCTGTTCAGAGAGGCCAGTTTCTCCCTGCCGGGCTACAAGGTGCGAGAGATCATGGAGACCTTCATCGCTGGGGACACCAACAAGGACGAGAAGATCAGCTTTGAGGAATTTGTTTCT ATCTATCAAGAGCTGAAGAGCAAGGAGTTCAGTGAGACGTTTAGGAAAACCATAACAAGGAGAGATGGGATCCGCTCCTTCGGAGGAACGTCAGGAAACTCCAGCGAGGGAACGCAGCACTCCTACTCTG atgaGGAGAAAGTGGCATTTGTCAACTGGATCAACAAAGCCTTGGCGAAGGATCCAGACTGCCAACATCTGCTGCCCATGAACCCCAACGATGAAAGCCTCTTCACCTCTGTCCgtgatggcatcttgttatg caAAATGATCAACCTGTCTCAGCCTGACACGATTGACGAAAGAGTCATCAACACTAAGAAACTTGCCACCTTCACAATGACA GAGAATCTGGTCCTGGCTCTAAACTCAGCCTCAGCGATCGGCTGTATGGTGGTGAGCATTGACGCCCATGATCTGATGGCTGGGAAACCCCATTTAGTCCTGGGACTGCTCTGGCAGATTATCAAGGTTGGCCTTTTTGCTGATATAGAGATCAGCAGGAACGAAG GTCTAGTGGGCCTTCTGACAGACAATGAGAGTCTGGACCATCTGATGTCTCTCTCCCCCGAGGAGCTGCTGCTTCGCTGGGTCAACTATCATCTAAAAAACGCAGGAACAAGCACCATCAGCAACTTCAGTGCAGACATTAAG GACTCGCGAGCCTACTTCTACCTGTTGGACCAGATTGCTCTCCAAGACGACTATAAAATGAACGTCAAGATCGACATGAGCGGCCTCAAT GAGCGTGATTTGGACCAAAGGGCTGAGCTGATGCTGCAACAGGCGGCCCGGCTAGACTGCAGACAGTTTGTTTCTCCTCATGACGTCACATCTGGGAACAGCAAACTCAACATGGCCTTCGTAGCGAACCTGTACAACATGCATTCTGGTTTGCAGAAGGCTCAGATCAACGGCAACGGCATAGAGACTGCACACATAGAGC CTGAGTCCAACGAAGAGAAAACATTTCGAAATTGGATGAACTCTCTTGGTGTTTCTCCATATGTCAACCACCTATACTG TGACCTGTGTGATGGTTTGGTGATCATGCAGCTTTATGAGAAGGTTAATGTGCCGGTGAACTGGAAGAAAGTCAACAACCCGCCTTATCCTGTTCTGGGGGGCAATATGAAGAAG CTGGAGAACTGTAACTATGCTGTGGAGCTGGGCAGGGATGTGGCTCACTTCTCTCTGGTTGGCATCGGAGGAGAAAACTTGAATGAGGGGAGCCGAATGCACACCCTGGCGCTGATCTGGCAGCTGATGAGGAG GTACACAGTGCAGGTGTTGTCAGATCTGGGTGATGGAGAGAAGGTTGGAGATCAGATCATCCTCAGCTGGGTCAACACCACCTTGAGCCAGAAACGAAAAGATACACAGATCAGCAGCTTCAAG GACAAACTGATCAGCACCAGTCTGCCAGTGATTGACCTGATCGACGCCATTGCTCCCGGTACTGTCAAGTGGGACATggtgaagagaggagagaaaggatTGCTGAAGAATGCTGATAAACTCAACAACGCAAA GTATGCAATCTCATTGGCTCGTAAGATCGGAGCTCGTGTCTATGCGCTGCCTGAGGATTTGGTGGAAGTGAATCCCAAGATGGTGATGACGCTGTTTGCCTCCCTCATGGGCCACGGTTTGAAAAAGGACAAACGCTGA